One region of Bubalus kerabau isolate K-KA32 ecotype Philippines breed swamp buffalo chromosome 6, PCC_UOA_SB_1v2, whole genome shotgun sequence genomic DNA includes:
- the LOC129655965 gene encoding olfactory receptor 10X1-like: protein MKINQTVLEEFILVGFSGYPHAQTFLFVVFFCLYLPTLTGNLAIMGLTWVDRRLHTPMYLFLSALSFSETCYTLTIIPKMLADLLVKYRSISVIGCGLQMKSIRLFFLGLGGTNCFILTLMGYDRFLAICNPLRYPFLMTNMACGKLVVSAWVAGFFISVTETGMIFRGSFCSPNLVKHFFCHMRAVVRLSCLDSKLTEFIVTAISVSGLIGTFLLIILTYVFILSTVLRIPSAEGKQKAFSTCASHLTVVIIHFGFASIVYLKPEASGGDDTLIAIPYTVVTPFLSPLIFSLRNKDMKNAFRKVLGKTNSLNK, encoded by the exons ATGAAGATCAACCAAACAGTCCTGGAAGAGTTCATTCTTGTTGGCTTTTCTGGCTACCCACATGCGCAGACATTCctctttgtggttttcttttgccTCTACCTTCCCACCCTCACAGGTAATCTGGCCATCATGGGTCTAACTTGGGTGGACAGACGTCTCCACACACCCATGTACCTCTTCCTTAGTGCACTCTCTTTCTCTGAGACCTGCTACACTCTGACCATTATCCCCAAGATGTTGGCAGATCTCCTCGTCAAGTACAGAAGCATTTCAGTCATAGGTTGTGGCTTACAAATga agtccataagactgttcttctTGGGACTTGGTGGCACTAATTGTTTCATTCTCACTTTGATGGGATATGATCGCTTCTTGGCCATCTGCAACCCTCTCAGATATCCTTTTCTTATGACCAATATGGCATGTGGAAAACTTGTGGTCTCTGCTTGGGTTGCAGGCTTCTTTATCTCTGTGACAGAGACTGGAATGATATTCAGGGGCTCTTTCTGCAGTCCCAACCTTGTCAAACACTTCTTCTGTCATATGAGGGCTGTTGTGAGGCTGTCCTGTCTAGACAGCAAACTCACAGAATTCATTGTAACAGCAATCTCAGTTTCAGGCTTGATAGGCACCTTCCTGCTTATCATACTCACTTATGTGTTCATTCTCTCTACTGTTCTTAGGATCCCTTCAGCTGAGGGCAAGCAGAAAGCATTTTCTACCTGTGCCTCCCACCTCACAGTGGTCATCATCCACTTTGGTTTTGCATCTATTGTTTATCTGAAGCCAGAAGCATCAGGGGGAGATGACACACTCATAGCAATCCCCTACACTGTCGTCACTCCTTTCCTCAGCCCTCTCATTTTCAGCCTCAGGAATAAGGACATGAAGAATGCTTTCAGAAAGGTACTCGGAAAAACAAATTCCTTGAATAAATAA